The following proteins come from a genomic window of Azospirillum humicireducens:
- a CDS encoding IclR family transcriptional regulator, whose product MKAQAQNSILARRIIHDDPSEGAAAIIKTAIIEAPREKNDNGKADAKAERGQVVQSLCRALNILTILGSNDGPMTLTELSEAANLSPSTTHRLLTTLQYERYVRFDQSARGWVVGVQAYMTGANFLKTRNLVDVARPRMRRLMEESSEIVNLAVEENGEAIYLARVGGPRAAQVAVPQTDRTLLHCSAVGKALLAGMTETKVQTIVTQRGMRQFTRSTLSSLPALYRDLTLVRTRGYALDQEERVSGLRCVAAPIFDENSRVMGALSLSGSSRRIEDARLRALGEMVKRAAAAVTQELGGRVPVPN is encoded by the coding sequence ATGAAAGCGCAAGCCCAAAACAGCATCCTGGCCCGCCGCATCATCCATGACGACCCCAGCGAGGGCGCCGCGGCGATCATCAAGACGGCGATCATCGAGGCGCCGCGCGAGAAGAACGACAATGGCAAGGCCGACGCCAAGGCCGAGCGCGGGCAGGTGGTGCAGTCGCTCTGCCGCGCGCTGAACATCCTGACCATCCTCGGCTCCAACGACGGTCCGATGACCCTGACCGAGCTGTCGGAGGCCGCGAACCTGTCGCCCTCCACCACCCACCGCCTGCTGACGACGCTGCAGTACGAGCGCTACGTCCGCTTCGACCAGAGCGCGCGCGGCTGGGTTGTCGGCGTCCAGGCCTACATGACCGGCGCCAATTTCCTGAAGACCCGCAATCTGGTCGACGTCGCCCGTCCCCGCATGCGCCGCCTGATGGAGGAGAGCAGCGAAATCGTCAATCTGGCGGTCGAGGAGAATGGCGAGGCGATCTATCTGGCCCGCGTCGGCGGTCCCCGCGCCGCCCAGGTCGCGGTGCCGCAGACCGACCGCACGCTGCTGCACTGCTCCGCCGTCGGCAAGGCGCTGCTGGCCGGCATGACCGAAACCAAGGTGCAGACCATCGTCACCCAGCGCGGCATGCGCCAGTTCACCCGCAGCACCCTGTCGTCGCTGCCGGCGCTGTACCGCGACCTGACGCTGGTGCGGACCCGCGGCTATGCGTTGGACCAGGAGGAGCGGGTGTCCGGGCTGCGCTGCGTCGCCGCCCCGATCTTCGACGAGAATTCCCGTGTGATGGGTGCCCTGTCGCTGTCCGGTTCCAGCCGGCGCATCGAGGATGCGCGGCTGCGCGCGCTCGGCGAGATGGTCAAGCGCGCCGCCGCCGCGGTGACGCAGGAACTGGGCGGTCGCGTTCCGGTTCCGAACTGA
- a CDS encoding LysR family transcriptional regulator: protein MALLENMRIFVRVVELGSLSAAGRNLRMSPAMVSHRIQQLEAHLGVRLLNRTTRQLQATETGMDFYQSCLEVLEAVERAHSSIAAGSGVPSGSVRVTAPLGFGRRILSPLVPDFCAAHPLVEVRLRLSDHLLDLLREAVDVAVRMAALKDSSFVVRKIADVRRVLVAAPSYLSERGRPERPADLSGHNCLLLRFPGTQQYQWSVLEGGEPVKLPVSGRFDADDGDVLTGWALDGRGIAMKPLWEVAEHLASGALVPVLPDFPPEPVTLAVLYPHRALVPAKVRAFADHMVPKIKAALTAISPDSIV, encoded by the coding sequence ATGGCGTTGCTTGAGAACATGCGCATCTTCGTCCGCGTCGTCGAGCTGGGCAGCCTGTCGGCTGCCGGACGGAACCTGCGCATGTCGCCGGCCATGGTCAGCCACCGCATCCAGCAGTTGGAAGCCCATCTCGGCGTCCGGCTGTTGAACCGCACCACCCGGCAGTTGCAGGCGACCGAGACCGGCATGGATTTCTACCAGAGCTGCCTGGAGGTTCTGGAGGCGGTGGAGCGTGCCCACAGCAGCATCGCCGCCGGCTCCGGCGTGCCGTCGGGCAGCGTGCGGGTGACGGCGCCGCTCGGCTTCGGCCGTCGCATCCTGTCGCCGCTGGTCCCCGATTTCTGTGCCGCCCACCCGCTGGTGGAGGTGCGGCTGCGCCTGTCCGACCATCTGCTCGACCTGCTGCGCGAGGCGGTCGACGTGGCGGTTCGGATGGCTGCGCTGAAGGATTCCAGCTTCGTCGTGCGCAAGATCGCCGACGTGCGGCGCGTGCTGGTGGCGGCCCCCTCCTACCTGTCGGAGCGCGGACGGCCTGAAAGGCCGGCGGACCTGTCCGGCCACAACTGCCTGCTGCTGCGCTTTCCCGGCACCCAGCAATATCAATGGAGCGTGCTGGAGGGCGGCGAGCCGGTGAAGCTGCCGGTGTCGGGCCGCTTCGACGCCGACGACGGCGACGTGCTGACCGGCTGGGCGCTCGATGGGCGCGGCATCGCCATGAAGCCGCTGTGGGAGGTGGCGGAGCATCTGGCCAGCGGCGCCCTGGTGCCGGTGCTGCCCGATTTTCCGCCGGAACCGGTGACGCTGGCCGTGCTCTATCCCCATCGCGCGCTGGTTCCCGCCAAGGTGCGGGCCTTCGCCGACCACATGGTGCCGAAGATCAAGGCGGCGCTGACGGCCATCTCGCCGGACAGCATCGTCTGA
- the oxc gene encoding oxalyl-CoA decarboxylase, which translates to MSTAAATITKNQATEASVVEDAPALTDGFQLVIDALKLNDINNLYVVPGIPISDLLRMAQAEGMRVVSFRHEQNAGNAAAIAGFMTKKPGVCMTVSAPGFLNGLTALANATTNCFPMILISGSSEREIVDLQQGDYEEMDQLAIAKPLCKAAFRILHAQDIGIGVARAIRAAVSGRPGGVYLDLPAKLFSQVMDAAEGAKSLVKVVDPTPAQYPSAEAVNRALDLLKGAKRPLVIFGKGAAYAQADETIRSFVEKSGIPFLQMSMAKGLLPDTHPQSAGAARSLVLQEADVVMLVGARLNWLLSHGKGKTWGKPGSKKFIQVDIEPREMDSNVEIHAPLVGDIASVMEVMLKGIEGGLTPPTDWMATVAAKREQNVAKMAPKLMSNASPMNFHGALGALRRVIKERPDALLVNEGANTLDLARGIIDMYQPRKRLDVGTWGVMGVGMGYAVAAAVESGKPVLAVEGDSAFGFSGMEVETICRYNLPVCIVIFNNNGIYRGTDVNPTGGNDPSPMVFVPGSRYDKMMEAFGGVGVHVTNPDELYRAVSEAMDSGRPTLINAVIDPAAGTESGNIGSLNPTSSVRKMPS; encoded by the coding sequence ATGTCTACTGCGGCTGCAACGATCACTAAGAACCAGGCCACGGAAGCATCTGTTGTCGAAGACGCGCCGGCGCTGACCGACGGCTTCCAGCTCGTCATCGACGCGCTCAAGCTCAACGACATCAACAACCTGTATGTCGTCCCCGGTATTCCGATCTCCGACCTGCTGCGCATGGCGCAGGCCGAGGGCATGCGGGTCGTCTCGTTCCGCCACGAACAGAATGCCGGCAACGCCGCCGCCATCGCCGGTTTCATGACCAAGAAGCCTGGCGTCTGCATGACGGTGTCGGCGCCGGGCTTCCTGAACGGCCTGACCGCGCTGGCGAACGCCACCACCAACTGCTTCCCGATGATCCTGATCAGCGGCTCGTCGGAGCGTGAGATCGTCGATCTCCAGCAGGGCGATTACGAGGAGATGGACCAGCTCGCCATCGCCAAGCCGCTGTGCAAGGCCGCCTTCCGCATCCTGCACGCCCAGGACATCGGCATCGGCGTGGCGCGCGCCATCCGCGCCGCCGTGTCGGGCCGTCCGGGCGGCGTCTACCTCGACCTGCCGGCCAAGCTGTTCTCGCAGGTGATGGACGCGGCCGAGGGCGCCAAGTCGCTGGTCAAGGTGGTCGATCCGACCCCGGCGCAGTATCCGTCGGCCGAGGCGGTCAACCGCGCGCTCGACCTGCTGAAGGGCGCCAAGCGTCCGCTGGTGATCTTCGGCAAGGGCGCGGCCTACGCCCAGGCCGACGAGACGATCCGCTCCTTCGTCGAGAAGAGCGGCATCCCCTTCCTACAGATGAGCATGGCCAAGGGCCTGCTGCCCGACACCCATCCGCAGTCGGCCGGTGCGGCCCGCTCGCTGGTGCTGCAGGAAGCCGACGTGGTCATGCTGGTCGGCGCGCGGCTGAACTGGCTGCTGTCGCACGGCAAGGGCAAGACCTGGGGCAAGCCCGGCTCCAAGAAGTTCATCCAGGTCGACATCGAGCCGCGGGAGATGGACAGCAACGTCGAAATCCATGCCCCGCTGGTCGGCGACATCGCGTCCGTCATGGAAGTGATGCTGAAGGGCATTGAGGGCGGCCTGACGCCGCCGACCGACTGGATGGCCACCGTCGCGGCCAAGCGTGAACAGAACGTCGCCAAGATGGCGCCGAAGCTGATGAGCAACGCCTCGCCGATGAACTTCCACGGTGCGCTGGGCGCGCTCCGCCGCGTCATCAAGGAGCGTCCGGACGCCCTGCTGGTCAACGAGGGCGCCAACACCCTCGATCTGGCCCGCGGCATCATCGACATGTACCAGCCGCGCAAGCGCCTGGACGTCGGCACCTGGGGCGTGATGGGCGTCGGCATGGGCTACGCCGTCGCCGCGGCGGTGGAGAGCGGCAAGCCGGTTCTGGCGGTGGAAGGCGACAGCGCCTTCGGCTTCTCCGGCATGGAGGTGGAGACGATCTGCCGCTACAACCTGCCGGTCTGCATCGTCATCTTCAACAACAACGGCATCTATCGCGGCACCGACGTCAACCCGACCGGCGGAAACGATCCGTCGCCGATGGTCTTCGTCCCCGGCTCGCGCTACGACAAGATGATGGAAGCCTTCGGCGGCGTCGGCGTCCACGTCACCAACCCGGACGAGCTGTACCGCGCGGTCAGCGAGGCGATGGACAGCGGCCGTCCGACCCTGATCAACGCCGTCATCGACCCGGCCGCCGGCACCGAAAGCGGCAACATCGGCAGCCTCAATCCGACCAGCTCGGTCCGCAAGATGCCGTCCTAA
- a CDS encoding NAD(P)H-quinone oxidoreductase: protein MTDTRSMTAIEVSQPGKPEVLIPARRPVPDPAPGEIRIAVQAAGVNRPDVLQRLGKYNPPPGISDIPGLEVAGTVDALGAGVEGWSVGDPVCALLAGGGYAEFCVVPAAQCLPIPAGLSMAEAAALPETVFTVWSNVFERGALQPGEALLVHGGTSGIGTTAIQLGAAFGARVFATARGAEKCSACVRLGAERAIDYGTEDFVAVVKEATGGAGVNVVLDIVGGDYVARSIDALAVEGRYVCIGFVRGATATVNFFPVMTKRLVLTGSTLRARPVAYKQAVAEQLKARVWPLIAAGKVKPVVHEVFPLANAADAHRLMESNQHVGKLVLAIG, encoded by the coding sequence ATGACAGACACCAGAAGCATGACGGCAATCGAGGTGAGCCAGCCCGGCAAACCGGAGGTGCTGATCCCGGCGCGCCGCCCGGTGCCCGATCCGGCGCCCGGCGAGATCCGCATCGCCGTCCAGGCGGCCGGCGTCAACCGGCCCGACGTGCTCCAGCGGCTGGGCAAATACAATCCGCCGCCGGGGATCAGCGACATCCCCGGCCTGGAGGTCGCCGGCACCGTCGACGCGCTGGGCGCGGGGGTGGAGGGCTGGTCCGTCGGCGATCCGGTCTGTGCCCTGCTGGCCGGTGGCGGTTATGCCGAGTTCTGCGTCGTGCCTGCCGCACAATGTCTGCCGATCCCCGCCGGCCTGTCGATGGCCGAGGCGGCCGCCTTGCCCGAGACCGTCTTCACCGTCTGGTCGAACGTGTTCGAGCGCGGTGCGCTTCAGCCCGGCGAGGCGCTGCTGGTTCATGGCGGCACGTCGGGCATCGGCACAACGGCGATCCAGCTGGGTGCGGCCTTCGGCGCACGGGTCTTCGCCACCGCCCGCGGAGCCGAGAAATGCAGCGCCTGCGTCCGGCTGGGGGCAGAGCGCGCCATCGACTACGGCACCGAGGATTTCGTCGCGGTCGTCAAGGAGGCGACCGGCGGGGCCGGCGTCAATGTCGTGCTCGACATCGTCGGCGGCGATTACGTCGCGCGCAGCATCGACGCGTTGGCGGTCGAGGGCCGCTATGTCTGCATCGGCTTCGTCCGCGGGGCGACGGCGACCGTGAATTTCTTTCCCGTCATGACCAAGCGGCTGGTGCTGACCGGTTCCACCCTGCGGGCGCGTCCGGTCGCCTACAAGCAGGCGGTCGCCGAGCAGTTGAAGGCGCGCGTCTGGCCACTGATCGCCGCCGGCAAGGTCAAGCCCGTCGTCCACGAGGTTTTCCCACTTGCCAACGCCGCCGACGCCCACCGGCTGATGGAGAGCAACCAGCATGTCGGCAAGCTGGTGCTGGCGATCGGGTGA
- the purU gene encoding formyltetrahydrofolate deformylase: protein MSETGSDYILTVSCPDTVGIVFAVSGFLAERSCNIIDSAQFGDRISGLFFMRVSFNGSDAGPTKQQLEAEFAAHVADRFGMTWKIHDARRRPRVLIMVSKFGHCLNDLLYRYRTGYLPIEIPAIVSNHRDFYQLAAWHNIPFHHLPVGPDNKAQQEARLLEIVDEERVDLVVLARYMQVLSGAMCERMSGRVINIHHSFLPSFKGAKPYHQAHARGVKLIGATAHYVTSNLDEGPIIEQEAERVDHTMTPDDLVAIGRDIENIVLARAVRYHVEHRVLLNGNKTVVFR from the coding sequence ATGTCTGAGACCGGCTCCGACTATATCCTCACCGTTTCCTGCCCCGACACCGTCGGCATCGTCTTCGCGGTGTCCGGCTTCCTGGCGGAGCGGAGCTGCAACATCATCGATAGCGCGCAGTTCGGCGACCGCATCTCCGGCCTGTTCTTCATGCGCGTCAGCTTCAATGGCAGCGACGCCGGGCCGACGAAGCAGCAGCTGGAGGCCGAATTCGCCGCCCATGTCGCGGACCGTTTTGGCATGACCTGGAAGATCCACGATGCCCGGCGCCGTCCGCGCGTGCTGATCATGGTGTCGAAATTCGGCCATTGCCTCAACGATCTGCTGTACCGTTACCGCACCGGCTACCTGCCGATCGAGATCCCGGCCATCGTCTCCAACCATCGGGACTTCTACCAGTTGGCGGCTTGGCACAACATTCCCTTCCACCATCTGCCGGTCGGCCCCGACAACAAGGCGCAGCAGGAAGCCCGCCTGCTGGAAATCGTGGACGAGGAGAGGGTCGATCTCGTGGTGCTCGCCCGCTACATGCAGGTGCTGTCGGGTGCGATGTGCGAGCGGATGTCCGGCCGGGTGATCAACATCCACCACAGTTTCCTGCCCAGCTTCAAGGGCGCCAAGCCCTACCATCAGGCGCATGCGAGAGGCGTGAAGCTGATCGGCGCCACCGCGCATTACGTCACCTCGAACCTCGATGAAGGCCCGATCATCGAGCAGGAGGCCGAGCGCGTCGACCATACGATGACTCCCGACGACCTGGTGGCCATCGGGCGTGACATCGAGAACATCGTGCTGGCCCGCGCGGTCCGCTACCATGTGGAGCATCGTGTGCTGCTCAACGGCAACAAGACGGTCGTTTTCCGCTGA
- a CDS encoding BON domain-containing protein, whose protein sequence is MTGEGSEFLHCKRRSAVTFSGRAPHPPGARHAGEGRHAVTGLSRLGTLFALACTAGFSLAGCGPLLLGTAGSAAVVASQERGFSGFVSDTEIRARINSLWLQHSVDMTNRIGLTVDQGRVLLTGRAADPQMRLDAVRLVWQAQGVKEVINEIQIDNGSSIVDTARDTWISTQIRSRITFDADIHSQNYSIDTVDGVVYLMGVASSQEELDRAIQHARSVPNVQRVVSYVRLLSNLQG, encoded by the coding sequence ATGACTGGTGAAGGCTCTGAATTTCTCCATTGCAAACGCCGTTCCGCCGTGACTTTTTCCGGCCGCGCGCCGCATCCGCCCGGCGCTCGGCACGCTGGCGAAGGGAGGCACGCTGTGACGGGTTTGAGCCGCCTTGGCACATTGTTCGCGCTCGCCTGCACGGCCGGTTTCTCGCTGGCCGGTTGCGGGCCTCTGCTGCTCGGCACGGCCGGCAGTGCCGCTGTGGTGGCGTCGCAGGAGCGCGGTTTCAGCGGCTTCGTCAGCGACACCGAAATCCGCGCCCGCATCAATTCGCTGTGGCTGCAGCATTCGGTCGACATGACCAACCGGATCGGATTGACGGTCGACCAGGGCCGCGTGCTGCTGACCGGCCGTGCCGCCGACCCGCAGATGCGCCTCGACGCGGTGCGCCTGGTCTGGCAGGCGCAGGGCGTCAAGGAAGTCATCAACGAGATCCAGATCGACAACGGCTCCAGCATCGTCGACACCGCGCGCGACACCTGGATTTCAACACAGATTCGCAGCCGGATCACCTTCGATGCGGATATTCATAGCCAGAACTACAGCATCGATACCGTCGATGGCGTTGTCTATCTGATGGGCGTCGCCAGTTCACAGGAAGAGCTGGACCGCGCGATCCAGCACGCCCGTTCGGTCCCCAACGTCCAGCGCGTCGTCAGCTACGTCCGTCTGCTCTCAAACCTCCAGGGTTGA
- a CDS encoding IclR family transcriptional regulator: MAEPQHLAGAAGKASPGAGEEASDPNFMTSLARGLSVIRAFTEREPNLTIADIAKITGLPRAAARRCLLTLMQLGYAGSDGRTFHLKPKILALGYSFLSSAPLATILDPLIEQVSGAVQESCSAAVLDEDDVVYIARAATKRIMSVGLNVGSRLPAYCTSMGRVLLAALPESELDAYLSRVPLKPYTERTITAVDALKRELERVRDRGFSLVDQELELGLRSIAVPIHTAAGGVVAAMNISAQAARVTCPEMEVQFLPHLHRASEEARVLLVRSRGV, encoded by the coding sequence ATGGCCGAACCGCAGCATCTGGCCGGGGCAGCAGGCAAAGCATCGCCGGGTGCCGGGGAGGAGGCGTCCGACCCGAATTTCATGACCTCTCTCGCCCGTGGTCTATCGGTGATTCGCGCCTTCACCGAACGCGAACCGAACCTGACCATCGCCGACATCGCCAAGATCACCGGCTTGCCGCGCGCGGCGGCACGGCGCTGTCTGCTGACGCTGATGCAGTTGGGCTATGCCGGGTCGGACGGCCGGACCTTCCATCTGAAGCCGAAGATCCTGGCGCTGGGCTATTCCTTCCTGTCCTCCGCCCCGCTGGCGACGATCCTGGATCCGCTGATCGAGCAGGTCAGCGGCGCCGTGCAGGAATCCTGTTCCGCCGCCGTTCTGGACGAGGACGACGTGGTCTATATCGCCCGCGCGGCGACCAAGCGGATCATGTCGGTCGGGTTGAACGTCGGCAGCCGTCTGCCGGCCTATTGCACCTCGATGGGGCGCGTCCTGCTGGCGGCCCTGCCGGAGTCGGAACTGGATGCCTATCTGTCGCGCGTTCCATTGAAGCCCTACACGGAACGCACCATCACCGCGGTGGATGCGCTGAAGCGCGAGTTGGAGCGGGTGCGCGACCGCGGCTTCTCGCTGGTCGACCAGGAACTGGAGCTTGGACTTCGATCCATCGCCGTGCCCATCCATACCGCAGCCGGCGGCGTGGTCGCCGCGATGAACATCAGCGCCCAGGCCGCCCGCGTCACCTGCCCGGAAATGGAAGTGCAGTTCCTTCCCCACCTGCACCGCGCGTCCGAAGAGGCGCGGGTGCTGCTGGTGCGGTCGCGGGGGGTCTAA
- a CDS encoding CoA transferase, giving the protein PRDLRRNGTGPDPNAYIYFIAQAPVWKSICKVIGKEEWITDPDYATPVARLPRLMSIFATVEEWTKTLTKFEVMDILNKYDIPCGPILSMKEIAEDKSLYETGTLVEVEHPTRGSYLTVGNPIKLSDSPTEVTRSPLLGEHTDEILRDVLGFSEREIVDIRDSGAIGVVERLAAE; this is encoded by the coding sequence CCCCCGTGACCTGCGCCGAAACGGGACCGGCCCCGATCCCAACGCCTACATCTACTTCATCGCCCAGGCCCCGGTCTGGAAGTCGATCTGCAAGGTCATCGGCAAGGAGGAGTGGATCACCGATCCCGACTATGCCACCCCGGTGGCCCGCCTGCCGCGCCTGATGAGCATCTTCGCCACGGTGGAGGAGTGGACCAAGACCCTGACCAAGTTCGAGGTCATGGACATCCTCAACAAGTACGACATTCCCTGCGGCCCGATCCTGTCGATGAAGGAAATCGCCGAGGACAAGTCGCTCTACGAGACCGGCACGCTGGTCGAGGTGGAGCATCCGACCCGCGGCAGCTACCTGACGGTCGGCAACCCGATCAAGCTGTCCGACAGCCCGACGGAGGTCACCCGCTCCCCGCTGCTGGGCGAGCACACCGACGAAATCCTGCGCGACGTGCTCGGTTTCAGCGAGCGTGAGATCGTCGACATCCGTGACAGCGGCGCCATCGGCGTCGTCGAGCGGCTGGCGGCGGAGTAA
- a CDS encoding N-acetylmuramoyl-L-alanine amidase family protein has translation MDRRQLLGLGLSKLWLTAVGSAGLALAQPLSSGSALAGQQRPERKPSGGTSPQTPARSRLVMLDPGHGGADPGAIGTRGTHEKTVTLDIAREVARLLAERRGITAMLTRRDDRFLALDERVALTRKAGADLFVSIHADSAPNADARGMSAYILSEKASDAFASRLAQQENEADRFGKRGTGGANRVVKDILLDLTARHTRHASLAARQLLVEGAGKELRLLDNPMRAANFAVLKAPDVPSVLVETGFLSNPKDEEILRDPTARRVVSRVLAREIAGILSSPAFA, from the coding sequence ATGGATCGTCGACAGCTGCTTGGGCTCGGGCTGAGCAAGCTATGGTTAACCGCAGTCGGCTCGGCAGGGCTCGCGCTGGCGCAGCCCCTTTCCTCCGGCTCCGCCCTCGCCGGCCAGCAGCGGCCGGAGCGCAAGCCGTCCGGCGGCACTTCGCCGCAGACCCCGGCGAGATCGCGGCTGGTGATGCTCGACCCCGGTCATGGCGGTGCCGATCCCGGCGCCATCGGCACCCGCGGCACCCATGAGAAGACGGTGACTCTCGACATCGCCCGCGAGGTCGCCCGTCTTCTGGCCGAGCGGCGCGGCATCACGGCGATGCTGACTCGGCGCGACGACCGCTTCCTGGCGCTGGACGAGCGGGTGGCTTTGACGCGCAAGGCGGGGGCCGACCTGTTCGTGTCGATCCACGCCGACAGCGCTCCCAACGCCGATGCCCGCGGCATGTCGGCCTATATCCTGTCCGAAAAGGCGTCCGACGCCTTCGCCTCCCGCCTTGCCCAGCAGGAGAACGAGGCGGACCGATTCGGCAAGCGGGGGACCGGCGGCGCCAACCGCGTCGTCAAGGACATCCTGCTGGACCTGACGGCGCGCCACACCCGCCACGCCTCGCTCGCCGCCCGCCAACTTCTGGTGGAGGGGGCGGGGAAGGAGCTTCGCCTGCTCGACAACCCGATGCGAGCGGCGAATTTCGCCGTGCTGAAGGCCCCCGATGTGCCGTCGGTGCTGGTGGAGACAGGCTTCCTGTCCAATCCGAAGGACGAGGAAATCCTGCGCGATCCCACGGCGCGCCGGGTGGTTTCCCGCGTCCTGGCGCGAGAGATCGCGGGCATTCTGTCCAGCCCAGCTTTCGCCTGA
- a CDS encoding GntR family transcriptional regulator, with protein sequence MSFKAKAYQSLRQAITQMNIYGQSSEIRLDERRLCEALGVSRTPVREAMALLEQEGFIRSQPRRGIFVVRKTKAELVEMITVCAALEGMAARLFVENATTEKLELLHAAFDKYTKAELAEHVAEYSDANIVFHQSIVQASGSTLISDLTDRFFIHMRAIRRATMGLGDRADQSIHEHRDIIEALAARDADLAERRVREHTLGLAQYVERHCAFLD encoded by the coding sequence ATGAGTTTCAAGGCCAAGGCCTACCAGTCGCTGCGACAGGCCATCACGCAGATGAACATCTACGGCCAGAGCAGCGAGATCAGGTTGGACGAACGCCGGCTGTGCGAAGCGTTGGGTGTCAGCCGCACCCCGGTGCGCGAGGCGATGGCGCTGCTGGAACAGGAGGGGTTCATCCGCTCCCAACCGCGGCGCGGGATCTTCGTGGTGCGCAAGACGAAGGCCGAACTGGTGGAGATGATCACGGTGTGTGCCGCCCTGGAAGGCATGGCGGCCCGCCTGTTCGTCGAGAACGCCACCACGGAGAAGCTGGAACTTCTGCACGCCGCGTTCGACAAATACACGAAAGCCGAGTTGGCGGAACACGTCGCCGAGTATTCCGACGCCAACATCGTCTTCCATCAAAGCATCGTCCAGGCTTCGGGGTCCACCCTGATCTCGGACCTGACCGACCGCTTCTTCATCCATATGCGTGCGATCCGCCGCGCGACGATGGGCCTCGGCGACCGTGCCGACCAGTCCATCCACGAGCATCGGGACATCATCGAGGCGCTGGCCGCCCGTGATGCCGATCTCGCGGAACGCCGCGTCCGGGAACACACGCTCGGTCTCGCACAGTACGTGGAACGGCATTGCGCCTTCCTCGACTAA
- a CDS encoding response regulator has product MEQYTGHFMQHLPYLRRYARALTGTNGRGDALVTRTLEWYLEADEDETGRGEGLSRGALYRHLNKLQDQEGAPPAVAPYHPVESALMTLDETDRRLYLLVNLEDLPVGDAAAVLELAPEAALERLTHARERVRARLTATILIVEDDAIIAYDLAETVRGMGHIVCGNAATMDEALSLAAEHRPTLALMDIRLADGDNGLEVARELRARRFLPVIFVTAFPDDLAKHGLEHLGPVIPKPFTRDQIEQAITRAVFMPQPEDARETAQPH; this is encoded by the coding sequence ATGGAGCAGTACACCGGTCACTTCATGCAGCATTTGCCCTACCTGCGCCGTTATGCCCGCGCGCTGACCGGGACGAACGGACGGGGGGACGCCTTGGTGACCCGCACCCTGGAATGGTACCTGGAGGCGGACGAGGATGAGACCGGCCGTGGCGAGGGTCTGTCGCGCGGCGCGCTCTACCGCCATCTGAACAAGCTTCAGGATCAGGAAGGCGCGCCGCCAGCGGTCGCCCCCTACCATCCGGTCGAATCCGCGCTGATGACGCTGGACGAGACCGACCGGCGGCTTTACCTGCTGGTCAATCTGGAGGATCTGCCGGTCGGCGATGCCGCCGCCGTCCTGGAACTCGCTCCCGAAGCCGCGCTGGAACGTCTGACCCACGCCCGCGAGCGCGTCCGCGCCCGCCTGACCGCCACCATCCTGATCGTGGAGGATGACGCCATCATCGCCTACGACCTGGCGGAGACGGTGCGCGGCATGGGCCATATCGTCTGCGGCAACGCGGCGACGATGGACGAGGCGCTGTCGCTGGCGGCGGAGCACCGGCCGACCCTGGCCCTGATGGACATCCGGCTGGCCGATGGCGACAACGGACTGGAGGTGGCCCGCGAACTGCGCGCCCGCCGCTTCCTGCCGGTGATCTTCGTCACCGCCTTCCCCGACGATCTGGCCAAGCACGGGCTGGAACATCTGGGCCCGGTGATTCCAAAGCCCTTCACCCGCGACCAGATCGAACAGGCCATCACCCGCGCGGTGTTCATGCCGCAGCCCGAGGATGCCCGCGAGACGGCGCAGCCCCATTGA